Proteins encoded within one genomic window of Choristoneura fumiferana chromosome 28, NRCan_CFum_1, whole genome shotgun sequence:
- the LOC141443694 gene encoding protein diaphanous-like: MAPIKIPDRRGAAPARRAAHGLKPKRKWEVEGPLKRANWKTIVPAKMSEKAFWVKVQEDKLYSPDILSGLAQKFSSKPVAKRNEDAVDKVHTLKKVKDLKVLDSKAARICPYFWAVRSNTCPMTIYGRVS; encoded by the exons CCCCAGCCCGACGTGCTGCCCACGGTCTGAAGCCCAAACGCAAGTGGGAGGTGGAGGGGCCCCTCAAAAGGGCCAACTGGAAGACCATAGTGCCCGCCAAGATGTCCGAGAAGGCGTTCTGGGTCAAG GTGCAAGAAGACAAATTGTATTCTCCTGACATACTCAGCGGTCTCGCGCAGAAGTTCTCAAGCAAGCCTGTCGCCAAGAGAAACGAGGACGCCGTCGATAA AGTGCACACATTGAAAAAAGTGAAAGACCTAAAAGTCCTAGACAGCAAAGCGGCCAGAATCTGTCCATACTTCTGGGCGGTTCGCTCAAACACATGTCCTATGACCATATACGGACGTGTGTCTTAA